The following coding sequences are from one Drosophila gunungcola strain Sukarami chromosome 3L unlocalized genomic scaffold, Dgunungcola_SK_2 000014F, whole genome shotgun sequence window:
- the LOC128260025 gene encoding LOW QUALITY PROTEIN: prolactin-releasing peptide receptor (The sequence of the model RefSeq protein was modified relative to this genomic sequence to represent the inferred CDS: deleted 2 bases in 2 codons), translating into MANLSWMSTSSSSITSTTTQIPLASPTNWSLTPPGTTSSAILADVAAAAAAAAAAAAEEDRSGGIIGNQFVQIFFYVLYATVFVLGVFGNVLVCYVVLRNRAMQTVTNIFITNLALSDILLCVLAVPFTPLYTFMGRWAFGRSLCHLVSFAQGCSIYISTLTLTSIAIDRYFVIIYPFHPRMKLSTCIGIIVSIWVIALLATVPYGMYMKMTNEVVNGTQLANETLVQATLMLNGSSGYVEEPDATSAAQAYMQVMTAGGAGAQMPYVRVYCEENWPSEQYRKVFGAITTTLQFVLPFFIISICYVWISVKLNQRARAKPGSKSSRREEADRDRKKRTNRMLIAMVGVFGLSWLPINVVNIFEDFNDRTIEWRFYILFFFVAHSIAMSSTCYNPFLYAWLNENFRKEFKHVLPCFNPSNNNLINITRGYNRSDRNTCGPRLHHGKGDGGLDADDQDENGITQETCLPKEKLLIIPREPTYGNGTGAVSPILSGRGINAALVHGGDHQMHQLQLQPSHHQSVELTRRIRRRTDETDGDYLDSGDEQTVEVRFSETPFVSTDNTTGISILETSTSHCQASDVMVELGEGTGAGGGQLGRRLN; encoded by the exons ATGGCCAACTTGAGCTGGATGAGCActtccagcagcagcatcacgAGCACCACCACCCAGATTCCCCTGGCCAGTCCGACCAACTGGAGCCTGACTCCGCCGGGAACCACTAGCTCGGCCATCCTGGCGGATGTGgccgctgctgcagctgctgcggcggcggcggcagcggagGAGGACCGGAGCGGCGGGATCATCGGCAACCAGTTCGTGCAGATCTTCTTCTACGTCCTGTACGCCACCGTCTTCGTGCTGGGCGTCTTCGGCAACGTGCTGGTCTGCTACGTGGTGCTGCGCAACCGGGCCATGCAGACGGTGACGAACATATTCATCACGAACCTGGCCCTCTCGGACATCCTGCTGTGCGTGCTGGCGGTGCCGTTCACGCCGCTCTACACGTTCATGGGCCGCTGGGCCTTCGGCCGCAGCCTGTGCCACCTGGTTTCCTTTGCCCAGGGCTGCAGCATCTACATATCCACGCTGACACTGACCTCCATCGCCATCGACAGGTACTTCGTGATCATCTACCCCTTCCACCCGCGCATGAAGCTCTCCACGTGCATCGGGATCATCGTGAGCATCTGGGTGATAGCCCTGCTGGCCACCGTGCCCTACGGCATGTACATGAAGATGACCAACGAGGTGGTCAACGGCACGCAGCTGGCCAACGAGACCCTGGTCCAGGCCACGCTGATGCTGAACGGCAGCTCGGGGTACGTGGAGGAGCCGGACGCCACATCGGCGGCCCAGGCCTACATGCAGGTGATGACAGCG GGCGGAGCGGGGGCGCAGATGCCTTACGTGCGGGTGTACTGCGAGGAGAACTGGCCGTCGGAGCAGTACCGGAAGGTGTTCGGGGCCATCACCACCACGCTGCAGTTCGTGCTGCCCTTCTTCATCATCTCCATCTGCTACGTGTGGATCTCGGTGAAGCTGAACCAGCGGGCCAGGGCCAAGCCGGGCTCGAAGTCGTCGCGGCGGGAGGAGGCGGACCGGGATCGCAAGAAGCGCACCAACCGCATGCTCATCGCCATGGTT GGCGTCTTCGGCCTCAGCTGGCTGCCCATCAACGTGGTGAACATATTCGAGGACTTCAACGACCGCACCATCGAGTGGCGCTTCTACATCCTGTTCTTCTTCGTGGCCCACTCGATCGCCATGAGCTCCACCTGCTACAACCCCTTCCTCTACGCCTGGCTGAACGAGAACTTCCGCAAGGAGTTCAAGCACGTGCTGCCCTGCTTCAATCCCTCGAACAACAACCTGATCAACATCACCAGGGGCTACAATCGCAGTGACCGCAACACCTGCGGTCCGCGCCTGCACCACGGCAAGGGGGATGGGGGCCTGGACGCCGACGACCAGGACGAGAACGGCATCACCCAGGAGACGTGTCTGCCCAAGGAGAAGCTGCTGATCATCCCGCGCGAGCCCACATACGGCAACGGCACCGGCGCCGTCTCGCCCATCCTCAGTGGGCGGGGCATCAACGCCGCCCTGGTCCACGGCGGCGACCACCAGATGCACCAGCTCCAGCTGCAGCCATCGCACCACCAGAGCGTGGAGCTGACGCGGAGGATACGCCGGCGCACGGACGAGACGGACGGCGACTACCTGGACTCCGGCGACGAGCAGACCGTGGAGGTGCGCTTCAGCGAGACGCCCTTCGTCAGCACGGACAACACCACCGGGATCAGCATCCTGGAGACCAGCACGAGCCACTGCCAGGCCTCCGACGTGATGGTCGAGCTGGGCGAGGGAACCGGCGCAGGCGGAGGGCAGCTCGGGCGGCGGCTCAACTGA